ATCTAAACTTTTTAAGATGTACATACATTTTACACTCTTTTATTAATCTTGACTAATATTTATTAAAAAAGACTAGCTATAGTTTTAAACTATGCCCCTCCTAGTCAAAGAAACTGCTAAGTCTTTGAGTGTCAATTTCTACTTATTTGGACTGTGCAATGGCAGATATAACCGCCACACCGTCTGCACCAGTTTGTTTTATGGCTGCCACATCTCCAAAAGTAATACCTCCTATCGCCACGATTGGGATTTCTTTATCATAATCTCTAACGTTATTTAAACCTTTTAAGCCAATCACCTCACCTGCACCATTTTTAGATGAGGTTGAAAAAATCGGTCCTACGCCAATATAATCAACTAATTCAACAGCCGATCGTTGGTATTCTATGATCAAGCCAACAGACAGGTCGATGATTTTATTTGGAAAAAGCTGGCGCGCTTTGGTAATCGGCAAATCATCTTGCCCTAAGTGAATGCCGTCCGCATCAAGTTCTAGTGCTAAATCCACATCATCATTGATAATCAAAGGTATCTGAATATATTCAATATTTTATTTCCTTAAAAGATAATCATATTATAATGTTTCAAAAGCAATTAAGGAGACAAAATCATGAGATTATTTTTAAAAATAAAATTTACCACCTTTTGACCGTTTCTCGTTTTCTAAATACTATCGGCTCCTCCTTGTACAATATTGTTTTTGTCATCTATGCTGCTACCGTTTTTCATTCGAAAATTATGATGAGTATTGCTAATGTGACAATGGTCGTTCCGACACTCTTTACCATTTGGATTGGAATAAAAGCTGACCAAAACCAAGCTAAAAAGAAATGGATTGTTATCACAGGTTTCGTTCAAGCAATTATTTTTACATTCTTAGCTTTCATAATCAATGAGCCTAGTTTGCTTGCTTTTTCTTTTATTTGTCTCTTTAACATTCTTAGTGATATGCTAAGTGACTTTTCAAATGGTCTGTGGATGCCCATTATTGAGAAATACGTTCGCCAAGAAGATTTAATTGAAGCCTATTCCTTTACACAATTCATCTCTTATATCTGTAGTTTTTTTAGACAAGCCTTGGGTATCTGGTTGTTAACGGTTTCTAAGCAGAACTTTTCACTTGTCACACTCATCAATGCGCTATCGTTTTTACTATCAGTACTAGTGGCATTACTCATCAAAGATAACGCCAATTATGATGTCTTGCCCAATGGAAAAAAACAGTTATTATAAGAGCAATTTTCAGCTTTATACCATAATGTGATGCTGATTTTCAATGAAGCTAGTATAGCAGATTTTAGTCGGCTGCTTCTGTCAATTCTTTGCTTAAATATGCTTGGTGGCTCACTTAATGCATTCATAATATTTGGCTACTGACTGCCAAAATTGGTCACCTTTCTTACAGCCAAGCGCTACTTCTTATTGAGTTTATCTTAGTTGTTGGTATTCTGATAGGAAGTTTAACGCCACACGATTACTTTTCTAAAAAATCAGTTAGGGAGTTGCTAAAAATTAATGCCGTTATTTTTTTCTCGTTGGTCTGTCTAACCTCATTCACCTACCGTTAATTTTCGGTGTGCTGATACTAGCATTCGCGAGTTATCTGGTGGGAAAAGTCAATCCTAAAATTAATTCTCTATTACTAAGCAAACTTCCTGCTAATACCTTAGCACAGACGAATAATTTCTTGTCTTTTTTATTCACCTCGTCACTTCCTGTCGGAACCGTTTTATTTAGCAGCTTATCTTTGTGGAATATCACATTCACTTGGCTTACCTTTCTTATTGTAGCAGTCATTATCTTTAGATTCTCAACACCAAGCAAAACAATTAATACTGATTAAAAATCTTGCTTAAAAGGAACCTGAGTTTTGTCTCAGATTCCTTTTGATTTATACTTGTTTATTTCTTCTCAATCGGTGCGACGCTGGCTAGTAGTTTTTTGAGACCAACTTCTGGAAAATTGATTTTAAGTTCTTGTGTTTTTCCGCTTCCTGTAACGGCTAGAACGGTACCGTCACCCCATTTTT
This sequence is a window from Streptococcus macedonicus ACA-DC 198. Protein-coding genes within it:
- a CDS encoding Transporter, putative — encoded protein: MFQKQLRRQNHEIIFKNKIYHLLTVSRFLNTIGSSLYNIVFVIYAATVFHSKIMMSIANVTMVVPTLFTIWIGIKADQNQAKKKWIVITGFVQAIIFTFLAFIINEPSLLAFSFICLFNILSDMLSDFSNGLWMPIIEKYVRQEDLIEAYSFTQFISYICSFFRQALGIWLLTVSKQNFSLVTLINALSFLLSVLVALLIKDNANYDVLPNGKKQLL
- the thiE gene encoding Thiamin-phosphate pyrophosphorylase, translating into MIINDDVDLALELDADGIHLGQDDLPITKARQLFPNKIIDLSVGLIIEYQRSAVELVDYIGVGPIFSTSSKNGAGEVIGLKGLNNVRDYDKEIPIVAIGGITFGDVAAIKQTGADGVAVISAIAQSK